A portion of the Rhodospirillales bacterium genome contains these proteins:
- a CDS encoding response regulator transcription factor — protein MSQTIALVDDDRNILTSVSMALETEGYKVTCYSDSVEALRAIGNTPPDLAVLDIKMPRMDGMELLARLRREQDLPVIFLTSLAEETDEALGLRMGADDYITKPFSLRLLTERIRAVLRRMELASGMRDEDDEDEPPMVRGELALDPARHRCTWKGDDVTLTVTEFLILKSLAQRPGHVKSREQLLDTAYDDNIYVDDRTIDSHIKRIRKKFRAVDDTFSHIETLYGVGYRYKEA, from the coding sequence GTGAGCCAAACCATCGCACTTGTCGACGATGACCGGAACATCCTGACGTCCGTTTCGATGGCACTCGAGACGGAGGGGTACAAGGTCACCTGCTACTCCGACAGCGTTGAGGCGCTGCGGGCGATCGGCAATACCCCGCCCGATCTCGCGGTGCTCGACATCAAGATGCCGCGCATGGACGGCATGGAGCTGCTCGCCCGACTGCGTCGCGAACAGGACCTGCCTGTCATCTTCCTCACCTCGCTTGCAGAAGAGACAGACGAGGCCCTCGGTCTGCGGATGGGTGCAGACGACTACATCACCAAGCCTTTCTCCCTGCGTCTGCTGACCGAGCGCATCCGCGCCGTCCTGCGCCGCATGGAGCTGGCGTCGGGCATGCGTGATGAAGACGATGAAGACGAGCCGCCCATGGTGCGCGGCGAGCTGGCGCTCGACCCGGCACGCCATCGCTGCACCTGGAAAGGCGACGATGTCACGTTGACCGTCACCGAATTTCTGATCCTGAAGTCACTCGCCCAGCGGCCGGGACACGTGAAGAGCCGCGAACAGCTTCTGGACACGGCCTACGACGATAACATTTATGTCGACGACCGTACGATCGACAGTCACATCAAGCGGATCCGGAAGAAGTTCCGCGCGGTCGACGATACGTTCTCGCACATCGAAACACTCTATGGCGTCGGCTATCGGTACAAGGAGGCGTGA
- a CDS encoding cold-shock protein produces MPTGTIKWFNATKGYGFIAPDQGGKDVFVHISAVERAGLGSLQEGQKVAFEVVPGRDGRSAADNLSLA; encoded by the coding sequence ATGCCTACGGGTACCATCAAGTGGTTCAACGCCACAAAAGGTTACGGCTTTATCGCCCCGGATCAGGGCGGCAAGGACGTGTTCGTTCACATCAGCGCCGTCGAGCGCGCCGGTCTCGGTTCACTCCAGGAAGGACAGAAGGTTGCGTTCGAAGTCGTTCCCGGGCGGGACGGACGAAGCGCCGCCGACAACCTGTCGCTCGCCTGA
- the polA gene encoding DNA polymerase I → MAEAPRHVYLIDGSGFIFRAFHALPPMTRSDGTPVNAVMGFCNMIMKLIDGTDADHIACVFDYSSRTFRNEIYDRYKAQRPDPPEDLVPQFPLIREAALAFNLPVVEKEGFEADDIIATYTRMAREAGAEVTIVSSDKDLMQLVGENVMMLDGLKNREIREGEVLEKFGVAPDKVIEVQALAGDSVDNVPGVPGIGVKTAAQLITEYGDLETLLERAEEIKQPKRREKLIEHADDARISKVLVTLDRNVPLDAGLEALTRREPEPDSLLAFLRAQEFRTVTARVEAWLGTMGRSDTPETASAAPEEPAGYALVQDIESLKRWVAEATRLGLVAVDTETTSVDEMSAILVGVSMSTAPGNGCYIPLGHQAPDALSDSPVQIPLDEARAVLAPMLADPAVLKIGHNIKYDSVVLARAGMPVSPVDDTMLLSYCLEGGKHDQRMDTLARLFLGHTTIPYKEIAGTGKNQVTFDLVPLDRARDYAAEDADITLRLWCKLKPRLAVEHVTRIYETVERPLIPVIAEMEQAGVKVDRVELERMSGEFGTRIQVLEKEIHALAGHPFAIGSPRQLGAVMFDEMGIEGGKKGRSGAYGTGADVLEALAAQGHELPQKVLDWRQLAKLKSTYTDTLVEQINPETGRVHTSFSMAAASTGRLASSDPNLQNIPIRTEEGRRIRDAFVAEPGNVLLSADYSQIELRLLAHVADIDTLKQAFHEGLDIHAMTASQVFSVPLGDMDPITRRNAKAINFGIIYGISAFGLARQLSIGRDEARDYIDAYLDRYPGIRDYMERTKKTARELGYVTTLFGRKCHVPGINDRNPSTRGFYERAAINAPLQGAAADIIKRAMIRMPGALTEAGLSAKMLLQVHDELLFEVTETEAEATAACVKTVMERAAHLSVPLTVETGAGHNWNEAH, encoded by the coding sequence ATGGCCGAGGCACCCAGACACGTCTACCTGATCGACGGCTCCGGATTCATCTTCCGGGCCTTCCATGCCCTTCCCCCCATGACCCGTTCGGACGGCACGCCGGTCAACGCGGTGATGGGCTTCTGCAACATGATCATGAAGCTGATCGACGGCACGGACGCGGACCACATCGCCTGTGTCTTCGACTACAGCTCCAGGACCTTCCGCAATGAGATCTACGACCGGTACAAGGCGCAGCGGCCCGATCCGCCCGAGGATCTGGTGCCGCAGTTCCCGCTGATCCGCGAGGCGGCGCTGGCGTTCAACCTGCCGGTCGTCGAGAAGGAAGGCTTCGAGGCCGATGACATCATCGCAACCTACACACGCATGGCCAGGGAAGCCGGTGCCGAGGTCACCATCGTCTCGTCCGACAAGGATCTCATGCAGCTCGTCGGCGAGAACGTGATGATGCTCGACGGCCTGAAGAACAGGGAGATCCGCGAGGGCGAGGTCCTTGAGAAGTTCGGCGTGGCACCCGACAAGGTGATCGAGGTGCAGGCGCTCGCCGGCGATTCCGTCGACAACGTGCCCGGGGTTCCGGGGATCGGTGTGAAGACGGCAGCACAGCTCATCACCGAGTATGGCGATCTCGAAACGCTGCTGGAGCGCGCCGAAGAGATCAAACAGCCCAAACGTCGCGAGAAGCTGATCGAGCACGCTGACGATGCGCGCATCTCGAAGGTTCTGGTGACGCTCGACCGGAATGTGCCGCTCGACGCGGGGCTGGAGGCGCTCACCAGGCGGGAGCCGGAACCGGACTCGCTGCTCGCATTCCTGCGCGCGCAGGAGTTCCGCACAGTCACGGCGCGCGTCGAGGCCTGGCTCGGGACCATGGGCAGAAGCGACACCCCCGAGACGGCAAGCGCGGCCCCGGAGGAACCGGCCGGTTATGCACTCGTCCAGGACATCGAATCCCTGAAACGCTGGGTTGCCGAAGCGACACGGCTTGGCCTTGTCGCGGTCGACACAGAGACAACCAGCGTCGATGAGATGAGTGCGATCCTGGTCGGCGTCTCGATGTCCACTGCACCGGGCAACGGCTGTTACATCCCGCTGGGCCATCAGGCGCCCGATGCATTGTCGGACAGCCCGGTCCAGATTCCGCTCGACGAGGCGCGTGCCGTCCTGGCTCCCATGCTGGCCGACCCGGCCGTGCTCAAGATCGGCCACAACATCAAGTACGACAGCGTGGTTCTGGCGCGCGCGGGCATGCCGGTCAGCCCGGTCGACGACACCATGCTGCTGAGCTATTGCCTGGAAGGCGGCAAGCACGACCAGAGGATGGACACGCTGGCCCGGCTGTTCCTGGGTCACACGACGATCCCCTACAAGGAGATCGCCGGCACCGGCAAGAACCAGGTGACCTTCGATCTGGTGCCGCTCGACCGCGCTCGCGACTACGCCGCCGAGGACGCCGACATCACCCTGCGCCTGTGGTGCAAGCTGAAACCGCGCCTGGCGGTCGAACATGTGACGCGCATCTATGAGACCGTAGAACGCCCACTGATCCCCGTCATCGCCGAGATGGAACAGGCGGGCGTGAAGGTCGATCGCGTCGAACTGGAGCGGATGTCGGGTGAGTTCGGCACGCGCATCCAGGTGCTGGAGAAGGAAATCCACGCACTCGCTGGTCACCCGTTTGCCATCGGCTCGCCCAGGCAGTTGGGCGCCGTGATGTTCGACGAGATGGGAATCGAAGGCGGCAAGAAGGGCAGGTCGGGTGCCTACGGCACCGGTGCGGACGTGCTGGAAGCCCTCGCCGCCCAGGGCCATGAGCTGCCGCAGAAGGTCCTCGACTGGCGGCAGCTCGCCAAGCTCAAGAGCACCTACACCGACACGCTGGTCGAGCAGATCAACCCGGAGACCGGGCGTGTCCACACGTCATTCTCGATGGCCGCGGCCTCGACCGGACGGCTGGCGTCGTCGGACCCCAATCTGCAGAACATTCCGATCCGCACCGAGGAGGGTCGGCGCATCCGCGACGCCTTCGTGGCCGAGCCCGGCAATGTTCTGCTCTCAGCCGACTATTCACAGATCGAGCTCAGACTGCTTGCCCATGTCGCCGACATCGACACGCTGAAGCAGGCCTTCCACGAGGGCCTCGACATCCACGCCATGACGGCCAGCCAGGTCTTCTCGGTGCCGCTCGGGGACATGGATCCGATCACCCGGCGTAATGCCAAGGCGATCAACTTCGGCATCATCTATGGCATCAGCGCCTTCGGGCTTGCGCGCCAGCTCTCGATCGGCCGCGACGAGGCACGCGACTACATCGACGCCTACCTCGATCGGTATCCCGGCATCCGGGACTACATGGAGCGCACGAAGAAGACCGCCAGGGAACTGGGTTACGTCACAACGCTGTTCGGCCGGAAGTGCCACGTGCCCGGCATCAACGATCGCAATCCCTCAACCCGCGGCTTCTACGAACGGGCAGCGATCAACGCCCCGCTCCAGGGTGCGGCCGCCGACATCATCAAGCGCGCCATGATCCGCATGCCCGGTGCGCTGACCGAGGCCGGTCTCTCCGCGAAGATGTTGCTGCAGGTCCACGACGAACTCCTGTTCGAGGTGACCGAAACCGAGGCCGAGGCCACGGCGGCCTGCGTGAAGACTGTGATGGAACGTGCCGCCCACCTCTCTGTCCCGCTGACGGTCGAGACCGGCGCAGGCCACAACTGGAACGAGGCGCACTGA
- a CDS encoding methylated-DNA--[protein]-cysteine S-methyltransferase, which produces MASPIGEMAMVITDGALELLDFPDENGRFDAFLARRYPNGAPPRERDTSGIPESLMAYFDGDLGAIDAVPARPHGTPFQQAVWTALRRVPCGTAITYRDLADRAGRPRAIRAAGAANGQNPVSIVIPCHRIIGTDGSLTGYGGGLARKAWLLEHEGAKTAGNLHC; this is translated from the coding sequence ATGGCCTCGCCGATCGGCGAGATGGCCATGGTGATCACCGACGGTGCCCTCGAACTGCTTGACTTCCCTGATGAGAACGGCCGCTTCGACGCCTTTCTCGCGCGCCGCTACCCGAACGGCGCACCGCCGCGGGAGAGAGACACGTCGGGCATCCCGGAATCCCTCATGGCATACTTCGATGGTGACCTCGGTGCCATCGATGCGGTTCCGGCTCGGCCGCATGGCACTCCGTTCCAGCAGGCGGTCTGGACCGCCCTGCGCCGCGTGCCATGTGGCACCGCCATCACATACCGGGACCTCGCCGATCGGGCAGGGCGGCCTCGTGCGATCCGGGCCGCCGGTGCCGCCAATGGCCAAAACCCGGTGTCGATCGTCATCCCCTGTCACCGAATCATCGGAACCGACGGTTCGCTGACGGGTTACGGTGGCGGATTGGCGCGAAAAGCATGGCTGCTGGAGCACGAAGGGGCGAAAACAGCCGGAAACCTCCATTGCTGA
- a CDS encoding phosphoenolpyruvate carboxykinase, with product MAIHGPVHSSVGLETVGFTNLADEFWNVGAAGLYERAIINGEGDISADGALVVLTGHHTGRSASDKFIVRDAVTENTVNWGKVNVAMEPGSFQTLKRRILAYYQGRDAYVQDLYGGADPDFRVKVRVVTEQAWHNLFANHLLIAPSRDDRCDFAPEFTIIQAPGFLADPEIDGCRSQTVIAMDFTERLVLIAGTSYAGEIKKSVFSILNFLLPPRDVLPMHCSVNVGEAGDSAVFFGLSGTGKTTLSADPNRMLVGDDEHGWGENGLFNFEGGCYAKVIRLSEEAEPEIHATTRRFGAVLENVVMDSDTRLLDLDDNRYTENTRAAYPLDFIPNASPTGHAGHPDNVVMLTADAFGVLPPISKLTAEQAMYHFLSGYTAKVAGTEKGLGNEPQATFSTCFGAPFMPRHPSVYARMLADKINRHGSDCWLVNTGWSGGSYGVGKRMPIRHTRALLNAALDGSLAKASFRQDENFGVLVPNACPDVPDDVLNPRATWSDKGAYDDQARDLCGRFHRNFEIFTDYVDQPVREAGPRPAF from the coding sequence ATGGCAATCCACGGCCCAGTCCACAGTTCTGTCGGGCTGGAGACGGTTGGCTTTACGAATTTGGCTGACGAGTTCTGGAACGTCGGTGCAGCCGGACTTTACGAGCGCGCGATCATCAACGGCGAGGGCGATATCTCCGCCGATGGTGCCCTGGTCGTCTTGACGGGCCATCACACGGGCCGTTCGGCAAGCGACAAGTTCATTGTGCGCGATGCGGTGACCGAAAACACGGTCAACTGGGGCAAGGTCAACGTGGCCATGGAGCCCGGTTCGTTCCAGACGCTCAAGCGTCGCATCCTGGCCTACTACCAGGGTCGCGATGCCTATGTTCAGGACCTCTACGGCGGGGCCGATCCTGACTTCCGGGTCAAGGTTCGCGTGGTGACCGAGCAGGCTTGGCACAATCTCTTCGCCAACCATCTCCTGATCGCGCCGTCACGCGACGATCGTTGCGACTTCGCGCCGGAGTTCACGATCATCCAGGCGCCCGGCTTCCTCGCCGATCCGGAGATCGACGGCTGCCGTTCGCAGACCGTGATTGCCATGGACTTCACCGAACGGCTCGTTCTGATCGCAGGCACGTCCTATGCCGGCGAGATCAAGAAGTCGGTCTTTTCGATCCTCAACTTCCTCCTGCCGCCGCGTGACGTGCTGCCGATGCATTGTTCGGTCAATGTGGGCGAGGCAGGCGACTCCGCCGTGTTCTTCGGGCTTTCCGGCACGGGCAAGACAACGCTCTCGGCCGATCCGAACCGCATGCTGGTCGGCGACGATGAACACGGCTGGGGCGAGAACGGACTCTTCAACTTCGAGGGCGGCTGTTACGCCAAGGTGATCCGCTTGTCCGAGGAGGCCGAACCGGAGATCCACGCGACGACCCGGCGCTTCGGCGCGGTGCTCGAAAACGTCGTGATGGATTCCGACACGCGACTGCTCGATCTTGACGACAACCGTTACACCGAAAACACCCGGGCGGCTTACCCGCTCGACTTCATCCCGAATGCATCACCGACGGGTCACGCCGGCCATCCCGACAATGTTGTCATGCTCACGGCCGATGCCTTCGGCGTCCTCCCGCCGATCTCGAAGCTGACCGCCGAGCAGGCGATGTACCACTTCCTGTCGGGTTACACGGCCAAGGTGGCCGGCACCGAAAAGGGTCTGGGCAACGAGCCGCAGGCGACGTTCTCGACCTGCTTCGGCGCGCCCTTCATGCCGCGCCATCCCAGCGTTTATGCCCGCATGCTGGCCGACAAGATCAACCGCCACGGCTCCGACTGCTGGCTGGTGAACACCGGCTGGTCGGGCGGTTCCTACGGTGTCGGCAAGCGTATGCCGATCCGCCACACCCGTGCGCTGCTCAACGCCGCGCTCGACGGCAGCCTTGCCAAGGCAAGCTTCCGCCAGGATGAGAACTTCGGCGTGCTTGTGCCGAATGCCTGCCCCGATGTGCCCGACGATGTGCTGAACCCGCGGGCGACCTGGTCCGACAAGGGTGCCTATGACGATCAGGCTCGCGATCTTTGCGGCCGCTTCCATCGGAACTTCGAGATCTTCACCGATTACGTCGATCAGCCGGTGCGCGAGGCTGGTCCCCGACCGGCGTTCTGA
- a CDS encoding pyridoxamine 5'-phosphate oxidase family protein: protein MTEPGPIAGARLLLRGASHATLATLTPEGAPFVSFVAMATDAQGAPLFLLSDLARHTRHLKADARASLLIDGTAGHADRLTGARLTLSGMVEPCGTEMRRRYLACHPEAAMLLDLADFRFYRMTVRDGHQVAGFGHIDTILPDDLLVPEDVASAVAAIEASAIEHMHEDHADAVALLGADQNARFTAIDADGLVVQSGDRARHVPFAARLSAAGDLRSAVVEVIGQIGRKSE from the coding sequence ATGACCGAACCGGGACCAATTGCGGGCGCGCGGCTGCTGCTGCGCGGGGCCTCACATGCCACGCTGGCGACGCTCACGCCCGAGGGTGCGCCGTTTGTCAGCTTTGTCGCCATGGCGACTGACGCGCAGGGTGCGCCGCTGTTCCTGCTCTCTGACCTTGCCCGCCACACCCGGCATCTGAAGGCCGATGCACGCGCCTCTCTGCTGATCGACGGGACGGCTGGGCATGCCGATCGGCTGACGGGTGCACGCCTGACCCTGAGCGGCATGGTCGAACCCTGCGGGACGGAGATGCGTCGCCGCTACCTTGCGTGCCATCCCGAGGCCGCGATGCTGCTCGATTTGGCGGACTTTCGGTTCTATCGGATGACCGTCCGGGACGGCCATCAGGTCGCCGGGTTCGGGCACATTGATACGATCCTGCCTGACGACCTTCTCGTTCCTGAGGACGTGGCCAGCGCCGTCGCTGCGATCGAGGCGAGCGCCATTGAGCATATGCACGAGGATCACGCCGATGCTGTCGCGTTGCTCGGCGCGGATCAGAACGCAAGGTTCACCGCCATCGATGCCGACGGCCTGGTTGTTCAGAGTGGCGACCGCGCCCGACATGTTCCGTTCGCGGCGCGGTTGAGTGCGGCTGGCGATCTGAGGTCGGCTGTCGTGGAAGTTATCGGACAGATTGGCCGCAAATCGGAATGA
- a CDS encoding ABC transporter ATP-binding protein, which yields MTPDLAIDIRGLRKTYGKGDKAREALKGVDLDVRRGSFFGLLGPNGAGKSTMINILAGLVIKTGGDAAIWGWDIERNTREAKRAIGVVPQELNIDPFFTPREALELQAGLYGVHRKDRRTNEILKAVGLTEQADSHARSLSGGMRRRLLVAKAMVHSPPVIVLDEPTAGVDVELRRSFWSYIRRLNDEGVTILLTTHYLEEAERFCDEIAIINRGELVARDTTEGLKRRLDHKMLTLRTDELLSEVPDALKGLDCRVTPNGRLQIRYRSRETHLEDILGRVRQAGLTIVDLSTTEGDLEDVFVALTTSSSTEAAQ from the coding sequence ATGACACCCGACCTCGCGATCGACATCCGCGGCCTGCGCAAAACCTACGGCAAGGGCGACAAGGCCAGGGAAGCGCTCAAAGGCGTCGACCTCGACGTTCGGCGCGGCAGCTTCTTCGGTCTTCTCGGCCCCAACGGCGCCGGAAAGTCGACCATGATCAACATCCTCGCCGGTCTCGTGATCAAGACCGGCGGCGACGCTGCAATCTGGGGCTGGGACATCGAGCGCAACACGCGTGAGGCCAAACGCGCCATCGGCGTCGTGCCCCAGGAGCTCAACATCGATCCCTTCTTCACACCGCGCGAGGCGCTGGAACTCCAGGCCGGGCTCTATGGTGTGCACAGGAAGGACCGCCGCACCAACGAGATTCTCAAGGCCGTCGGTCTCACCGAGCAGGCTGACTCCCATGCGCGCAGCCTTTCGGGTGGCATGCGGCGGCGTCTTCTGGTCGCCAAGGCCATGGTGCACAGCCCGCCGGTGATCGTGCTCGACGAGCCGACCGCCGGCGTCGACGTGGAGTTGCGGCGCAGCTTCTGGTCCTACATCCGCAGGCTCAACGACGAGGGTGTGACGATCCTGCTGACAACCCACTATCTGGAGGAGGCGGAGCGCTTCTGCGACGAGATCGCCATTATCAATCGTGGTGAACTGGTGGCGCGCGATACGACCGAGGGGCTGAAGCGGCGTCTTGATCACAAGATGCTGACGCTGCGGACCGACGAGCTTCTCAGCGAGGTGCCCGACGCGCTCAAGGGCCTCGATTGTCGCGTCACGCCCAATGGCCGGCTCCAGATTCGCTATCGCTCGCGCGAGACCCATCTCGAAGACATTCTCGGCCGTGTCCGCCAGGCGGGCCTGACCATCGTCGATCTCTCGACCACCGAGGGCGATCTCGAGGATGTCTTCGTGGCCCTGACGACCAGCTCGTCGACCGAGGCCGCACAGTGA
- a CDS encoding cytochrome c, with protein sequence MPLLKRLVPACCVAGAVAASVALVLWIAATPRVLTAADLPVHEADPGHGRLVYHAAGCNACHATPDARGDDKQILAGGHRLESPYGVFVAPNISPDPVDGIGDWTALEFVNAVMYGVAPDGSHYYPAFPYLSYQHMTIGDVLDLKAYMDTLPAVTGRAADNELPLPLRLRRGIGLWKLLYMGKALPALPAGADAEVIRGAYLVNGPGHCGACHTPRTPFGGLDGNLAFSGAPDPAGEGTVPNITPSDDGIGDWSVSDIEAALRTGLLPDWDTFGGTMIAVQENMAQLPEEDRLAIAAYLLSLPPKPNSWAVE encoded by the coding sequence ATGCCGCTCCTGAAACGCCTGGTTCCCGCGTGCTGTGTCGCCGGGGCCGTTGCCGCGTCGGTCGCGTTGGTGCTGTGGATCGCCGCAACGCCGCGCGTGCTGACGGCCGCCGATCTGCCAGTCCATGAGGCAGACCCCGGGCATGGCCGTCTGGTCTATCACGCGGCGGGTTGCAATGCGTGTCACGCGACACCCGATGCCAGGGGCGACGACAAGCAGATCCTCGCCGGCGGTCACCGGCTGGAATCGCCTTACGGTGTCTTTGTGGCGCCCAATATCTCGCCCGATCCTGTCGATGGCATCGGTGACTGGACGGCGCTGGAGTTCGTCAACGCCGTGATGTACGGCGTGGCACCCGACGGCAGCCATTACTATCCGGCCTTTCCATATCTTTCCTATCAGCACATGACGATCGGGGATGTGCTCGATCTCAAGGCTTACATGGACACCCTGCCCGCCGTGACCGGACGCGCGGCGGACAACGAACTGCCCCTGCCGCTTCGCCTGCGCCGCGGCATCGGCCTCTGGAAACTTCTTTACATGGGCAAGGCGCTCCCGGCCCTGCCGGCCGGCGCGGACGCGGAGGTCATCCGCGGTGCCTATCTGGTCAACGGTCCCGGACATTGCGGCGCGTGCCACACGCCGCGCACGCCGTTCGGCGGGCTCGACGGGAACCTCGCCTTCTCCGGCGCGCCCGATCCCGCAGGCGAAGGCACCGTTCCGAACATCACGCCGAGCGACGACGGCATCGGCGACTGGTCAGTGAGCGACATCGAAGCGGCGTTGCGCACGGGCCTGCTGCCCGACTGGGATACCTTCGGCGGCACCATGATCGCGGTTCAGGAGAACATGGCCCAGTTGCCCGAAGAGGATCGTCTGGCGATTGCCGCCTACCTCCTGTCGCTGCCGCCGAAGCCGAACTCCTGGGCGGTCGAATAG
- a CDS encoding enoyl-CoA hydratase/isomerase family protein, whose protein sequence is MSDEPVLLERIAPVGYLTLNRPDKLNAIGEERRKLLVERIDGADADPDSCDVVIRGGGRAFCPGDGIPGDGAEDAHDREWREVPADPRGRGPRCGAQMAQQSVQ, encoded by the coding sequence ATGTCTGACGAACCGGTCCTTCTCGAACGCATCGCGCCCGTGGGCTATCTGACGCTCAACCGGCCCGACAAGCTGAACGCAATCGGCGAAGAGAGGCGCAAGCTCCTTGTCGAACGAATCGACGGGGCCGACGCCGATCCCGATAGCTGCGACGTCGTCATTCGCGGCGGGGGCCGCGCGTTCTGCCCGGGCGATGGCATCCCGGGCGACGGTGCCGAGGATGCGCACGACCGGGAGTGGCGAGAGGTTCCAGCAGATCCCCGGGGCCGAGGGCCTCGATGCGGCGCTCAAATGGCGCAACAGTCCGTTCAGTGA
- a CDS encoding zinc-finger domain-containing protein: MAANDSYDPPDRRDAMPIDPPEVIHSDSPKVCCDGGGGALGHPRVYYDLSAHGVIDCGYCDRRFVWTGFKGETVEENTAA; the protein is encoded by the coding sequence ATGGCGGCCAACGATTCGTATGATCCGCCTGACAGGAGAGACGCCATGCCCATCGATCCGCCCGAGGTCATCCATTCCGACAGCCCCAAGGTCTGCTGCGATGGCGGCGGCGGCGCGTTGGGCCACCCGCGCGTCTATTACGATCTCAGCGCCCACGGGGTGATCGACTGCGGCTATTGCGACCGCCGCTTTGTCTGGACAGGCTTCAAGGGCGAGACGGTCGAAGAGAATACGGCCGCCTGA
- a CDS encoding aminopeptidase P family protein — MVANDGWSDLRGFLPLPDIDLDTLHAYRAERLRAEMRKADVAALVMFNPISLRYAVDYSTYALFQSRIPSVYLFMAQDGPTVMFGAYGDTPLIDRYETADFVTFFDAGDNMADNARLLADSLVRYLDELGTDNRRVAIELSNPSVTQACLQRGLEVLDGIALSEKARLIKSDEEIACIRWATAVAELGMAKMREALQPGVTELQLWGLLNYTNLANHGEWHEGRMLASGDRINPWLQEATQRVIESGDLVGFDTDMVGPKGYFCDISRTFHCGPAAPTKRQKEIYRMAYDEVQHNMALVRAGISFRELQQQSCPIPENCQENAYACIYHGVGMCDEYPRINPMFRGPNPCDGRLEAGMVITVESYMGPKGERDGVKLEEQVLVTEDGYEPISTFPFEESLLD; from the coding sequence CTGGTCGCCAATGACGGCTGGAGCGATCTGCGCGGCTTCCTGCCGTTGCCCGATATCGATCTCGACACGCTCCACGCCTACCGGGCCGAACGGCTGCGCGCGGAGATGAGGAAGGCCGATGTCGCGGCGCTCGTCATGTTCAATCCGATCAGCCTGCGCTACGCCGTCGACTACAGCACCTATGCGCTGTTCCAGTCGCGCATCCCGTCGGTCTATCTGTTCATGGCGCAGGACGGCCCGACCGTGATGTTCGGTGCCTATGGCGATACGCCGCTGATCGACCGCTACGAGACCGCCGACTTCGTCACCTTCTTCGATGCCGGCGACAACATGGCCGACAACGCGCGGTTGCTGGCCGACAGCCTGGTGCGTTACCTCGACGAACTCGGCACCGACAACCGCCGTGTTGCGATCGAACTGAGCAATCCCAGCGTCACCCAGGCCTGTCTGCAGCGTGGCCTGGAGGTGCTCGACGGCATTGCCCTGTCGGAGAAGGCGCGCCTCATCAAGTCGGACGAGGAGATTGCCTGTATCCGCTGGGCCACGGCCGTCGCCGAACTCGGTATGGCCAAGATGAGGGAAGCCCTGCAGCCCGGCGTGACCGAGCTCCAGCTCTGGGGCCTCCTCAACTACACGAACCTCGCCAACCACGGCGAATGGCACGAAGGCCGGATGCTGGCCTCGGGCGACCGCATCAATCCCTGGCTTCAGGAGGCGACGCAGCGGGTCATCGAGTCCGGCGACCTCGTCGGCTTCGACACCGACATGGTCGGCCCGAAGGGCTATTTCTGCGATATCTCGCGCACCTTCCACTGCGGGCCCGCCGCACCGACGAAACGCCAGAAGGAAATCTACCGGATGGCCTATGACGAGGTGCAGCACAACATGGCTCTCGTGCGCGCAGGCATCTCGTTCCGCGAGTTGCAGCAGCAGTCCTGTCCGATACCCGAGAACTGTCAGGAAAACGCCTACGCCTGCATCTATCACGGCGTCGGCATGTGCGATGAGTACCCGCGCATCAATCCGATGTTCCGTGGGCCCAACCCCTGCGATGGCCGGCTTGAGGCCGGCATGGTGATCACCGTCGAGAGCTACATGGGCCCGAAGGGCGAGCGCGACGGCGTGAAGCTGGAGGAGCAGGTCCTGGTCACCGAAGACGGCTACGAGCCGATCTCGACCTTCCCGTTCGAGGAATCGCTCCTCGACTGA
- a CDS encoding cytochrome c — MVQSGVRMLTGAAAAGALLVASTIAPGHGDEKVEQAIEARMGFMQAVTWEAGPLFGMARGDMAYDAEAAMDYANALNALVQYDAGRLFIEGSSRSEVPGETRSLMAIWEKPDDFARAYSDFQAAAAGVAAVAGDGQEALAAAVTALGKSCGTCHKPFRAEAF; from the coding sequence ATGGTTCAATCTGGTGTGCGTATGCTGACGGGAGCTGCTGCCGCCGGTGCTCTTCTGGTGGCATCGACGATTGCTCCGGGTCATGGAGACGAGAAGGTCGAACAGGCCATCGAGGCGCGCATGGGCTTCATGCAGGCCGTCACCTGGGAAGCGGGGCCGCTGTTCGGCATGGCTAGGGGCGACATGGCCTATGACGCCGAAGCTGCAATGGATTACGCCAACGCCCTGAATGCGCTCGTGCAATACGATGCCGGCCGCCTGTTCATCGAGGGTTCATCCCGGTCCGAAGTACCCGGCGAGACCCGCTCGCTGATGGCGATCTGGGAGAAGCCCGACGACTTCGCCAGGGCCTATTCCGACTTCCAGGCCGCCGCCGCCGGTGTCGCGGCCGTTGCCGGCGACGGGCAGGAGGCTCTGGCCGCCGCCGTCACCGCGCTCGGCAAGTCCTGCGGTACCTGCCACAAGCCGTTCCGCGCCGAAGCGTTCTGA